The following coding sequences lie in one Chelonoidis abingdonii isolate Lonesome George chromosome 6, CheloAbing_2.0, whole genome shotgun sequence genomic window:
- the ANKRD34B gene encoding ankyrin repeat domain-containing protein 34B codes for MMDEAVEVSADGNSLIKAVYQSRLRLTRLLLEGGAYINESNDRGETPLMIACKTQHVDQQSVSKAKMVKYLLENKADPNIQDKSGKTALMHACLEKAGPDVVSLLLKNGADLSLQDHSGYSALVYAVNSKDRETLKVLLNACKAKGKEVIIITTDKSSSGRQTTKQYLNVPPNDIEECHSPTACTSPSEIELKTSPLSNSCDTEKPLFSFKEPDQPGSMENISEPVSPTRKPNLTHVGPNLAQVQRLHSESWVKSSLFHQNKISSLQEELQDITPEEELSLKVNGLALSKRYITRHQSIDVKDTAHLLKIFETGSRKLSYEEINSQPLYAEGNHSQSEIPVDQDSDSVQMRFVSTLRSIIQKKSLGANHYSSDSQLTTSLNPATTEDSKSLLGKRKILSPSPSLLSNSRELLENMPPGPLNRRNHAVLERRGSGALSLDHIAQTRPGFLPPLNVNPHPPIPDISFSNKISGIVSFGQKTLIPTAPAFPKEFKGNKMLVRRQSLQTEQIKQLVNF; via the coding sequence ATGATGGATGAAGCTGTAGAGGTATCAGCTGATGGGAACTCCCTTATAAAAGCTGTCTATCAAAGCAGACTTCGCCTCACAAGACTGTTGTTAGAAGGTGGAGCATACATTAATGAGAGTAATGACCGAGGTGAAACCCCTTTAATGATTGCTTGTAAGACACAGCATGTGGACCAGCAGAGTGTTAGCAAAGCAAAAATGGTTAAATATCTGCTGGAAAATAAGGCAGATCCAAATATACAGGACAAATCTGGAAAGACAGCTTTGATGCATGCATGCTTGGAAAAGGCTGGCCCTGATGTGGTTTCTTTGTTGCTGAAAAATGGGGCTGACCTAAGTCTGCAAGACCATTCTGGTTACTCTGCACTTGTTTATGCAGTAAACTCTAAAGACCGAGAGACCCTGAAAGTTCTCCTAAATGCTTGtaaagcaaaaggaaaagaagTAATCATCATTACAACAGACAAGTCTTCATCTGGAAGACAGACAACTAAACAGTACTTAAATGTGCCTCCGAATGACATTGAGGAATGCCATTCTCCAACTGCTTGCACTTCCCCATCAGAAATAGAACTCAAAACATCTCCACTTTCAAATTCATGTGATACAGAAAAACCTCTTTTTAGCTTTAAAGAACCAGATCAGCCTGGAAGCATGGAAAATATATCTGAGCCAGTCTCTCCTACTAGAAAACCAAATTTAACACATGTAGGACCTAACCTGGCACAAGTGCAGCGTCTGCATTCTGAGTCTTGGGTAAAAAGCTCTCTGTTCCATCAGAATAAAATTTCCTCTTTACAAGAAGAACTTCAGGATATAACTCCAGAGGAAGAACTGTCTCTGAAAGTCAATGGTCTAGCCTTATCCAAGAGATATATTACCAGACACCAAAGCATTGATGTAAAAGACACTGCTCATTTGTTGAAAATCTTTGAAACTGGCTCAAGAAAGTTGTCATATGAGGAGATAAATTCTCAGCCACTTTATGCTGAGGGAAACCATAGCCAGAGTGAAATTCCTGTGGATCAGGATTCAGATTCCGTGCAAATGAGATTTGTTTCAACTCTGAGAAGTATTattcaaaaaaaaagtttagggGCAAATCACTACAGCTCTGATTCTCAGCTAACTACTAGTCTGAATCCTGCTACCACTGAAGATAGCAAATCACTTCTGGGAAAGAGAAagattctctctccttctccctctttgttatcaaaTTCCAGAGAATTGCTAGAGAACATGCCTCCTGGTCCACTGAACAGGAGAAACCATGCCGTTTTAGAGAGACGAGGGTCAGGAGCCCTCTCTTTAGATCACATTGCCCAAACTAGGCCAGGTTTTCTTCCACCTTTAAACGTGAATCCTCATCCTCCAATTCCAGATATTAGTTTTAGCAACAAGATTTCTGGAATTGTTTCTTTTGGACAAAAAACCCTAATTCCAACAGCACCTGCTTTTCCCAAGGAGTTCAAAGGTAACAAAATGTTGGTAAGGAGGCAGTCATTACAAACTGAACAGATTAAACAACTTGTGAATTTTTAA